A region of Pyxidicoccus parkwaysis DNA encodes the following proteins:
- the argS gene encoding arginine--tRNA ligase — translation MSNSVYSRYRAAFAQGLATALGVPASEIEAQIKPAEPAHGDLSFATFPLAKAQKKAPPAIAAGLAQSVSVPGLDIKAVGPYVNARFAPLPFTAEVIDAARSAGLAYGGDADAGRGKTVVIDYSSPNIAKPIGFHHIRTTFLGHCIANIYRALGWKVEGINYLGDWGKQFGLVAVGFQEYGDPARIDDMAHLVEVYVKANKRAEAEPEFDAKAREFFRRMEAGDAEALKLWNQFRETSIKGFKLIYKRMGIEFEHIEGESRYQGKMDAVIDQIAKKPGVKESEGALIVDLPYAENEPPILLKKKDGSTLYATRDLAAAEDRYERFHFDKSLYVVAQDQALHFRQVFRTLKEMGHPWADRTVHVAFGRIHGMSTRKGQVVQLNDVLDEARDLVSAKVTENVEAGRLQTANAAQLAEQIGLAAIVFGDLKHKRASDYTFDWDEVLSFEGHTGPYLQYAHARVVNVLRKGGGAPASYDASLLTLPEEQALVREIMRLPEVVRDAAEQYEPSLVARLLLDVAAALSRYYTLGNQDREKRIIIDGNDALRAARLALTDATRVTLAAGLTLLGIPTPDNM, via the coding sequence ATGAGCAATTCCGTCTACTCCCGATATCGCGCCGCATTCGCCCAGGGCCTCGCCACGGCCCTGGGTGTGCCGGCGTCCGAGATTGAAGCGCAGATCAAGCCCGCCGAGCCGGCGCACGGCGACCTGAGCTTCGCCACCTTCCCCCTCGCCAAGGCGCAGAAGAAGGCGCCGCCCGCCATCGCCGCGGGGCTTGCCCAGTCGGTCAGCGTGCCGGGGCTCGACATCAAGGCGGTGGGCCCATACGTCAACGCCCGCTTCGCTCCCCTGCCCTTCACGGCCGAGGTCATCGATGCCGCCCGCTCCGCGGGGCTGGCCTACGGTGGCGACGCGGACGCGGGGCGCGGGAAGACGGTGGTCATCGACTACTCGTCGCCCAACATCGCCAAGCCCATCGGCTTCCACCACATCCGCACCACGTTCCTCGGCCACTGCATCGCCAACATCTACCGGGCGCTGGGCTGGAAGGTGGAGGGCATCAACTACCTGGGTGACTGGGGCAAGCAGTTCGGCCTCGTCGCGGTGGGCTTCCAGGAGTACGGCGACCCGGCGCGCATCGACGACATGGCGCACCTCGTGGAGGTGTACGTCAAGGCGAACAAGCGCGCGGAGGCCGAGCCGGAGTTCGATGCGAAGGCCCGCGAGTTCTTCCGCCGCATGGAGGCCGGTGACGCCGAGGCGCTCAAGCTCTGGAACCAGTTCCGAGAGACGAGCATCAAGGGCTTCAAGCTCATCTACAAGCGGATGGGCATCGAGTTCGAGCACATCGAGGGAGAGAGCCGCTACCAGGGGAAGATGGACGCGGTCATCGACCAGATTGCGAAGAAGCCCGGCGTGAAGGAGTCCGAGGGCGCGCTCATCGTGGACCTGCCCTATGCGGAGAACGAACCGCCCATCCTGCTGAAGAAGAAGGACGGCAGTACGCTGTACGCAACGCGCGACCTGGCTGCGGCTGAGGACCGGTACGAGCGGTTCCACTTCGACAAGTCGCTTTACGTGGTGGCACAGGACCAGGCACTGCACTTCCGGCAGGTGTTCCGCACCCTGAAGGAGATGGGCCATCCCTGGGCGGACCGCACCGTGCACGTGGCCTTCGGCCGTATCCACGGCATGAGCACGCGCAAGGGCCAGGTGGTCCAGCTCAACGACGTGCTGGACGAGGCTCGGGACCTGGTCAGCGCCAAGGTGACCGAGAACGTGGAGGCAGGCCGCCTCCAGACGGCCAACGCGGCCCAGCTCGCGGAACAGATCGGCTTGGCCGCCATCGTCTTCGGCGACCTCAAGCACAAGCGCGCCAGCGACTACACCTTCGACTGGGACGAGGTGCTCAGCTTCGAAGGCCACACCGGTCCCTATCTCCAGTACGCGCACGCGCGTGTCGTCAACGTGCTGCGCAAGGGTGGCGGAGCCCCAGCCAGCTACGACGCGAGCCTGCTGACGCTTCCCGAAGAGCAGGCGCTGGTGCGCGAAATCATGCGCCTGCCCGAGGTGGTGCGCGACGCGGCCGAGCAGTACGAGCCGAGCCTCGTGGCGCGCCTGTTGCTCGACGTGGCCGCGGCCCTCAGTCGCTACTACACGCTGGGCAACCAGGACCGCGAGAAGCGCATCATCATCGACGGCAACGACGCGCTGCGCGCGGCGCGGCTCGCCCTGACGGATGCGACGCGGGTTACGCTGGCCGCGGGCCTGACGCTGCTGGGCATTCCGACGCCGGACAACATGTAG